The Ciceribacter thiooxidans genome window below encodes:
- a CDS encoding ABC transporter permease: MTAADDTAAPAIATEEGTTLFRRNLSVFAENRLALASAVLMLLFVLVAIFAPLIAPHDPNETDLFRRLQPPGWAAGGEWSYLLGCDGLGRDILSRIIYGSRISIFIGTAVILIATMVGIIAGLAAGYLRGWVDIAISRLVDILLGFPYLIFAIGLMAMMGPGLVNIILALAYKEWVIPCRVVRGETLAARELEYVEAARAIGASRFHIMLREIMPNILSPVIVVSTIRMADVIILEASLSFLGLGVQPPTASWGSMVADGRAFILEAWWVSTFPGLAILLLVLVINVASQGLRDAFDPRFNE; the protein is encoded by the coding sequence ATGACGGCGGCCGACGATACCGCCGCACCGGCCATCGCGACCGAAGAGGGCACCACCCTGTTTCGCCGCAATCTCAGTGTCTTTGCGGAGAACCGGCTGGCGCTCGCCAGCGCCGTGCTCATGCTCCTCTTCGTATTGGTGGCGATCTTCGCCCCGCTCATTGCACCACATGATCCGAACGAGACTGATCTTTTCAGGCGTCTGCAGCCGCCAGGCTGGGCGGCCGGCGGAGAATGGAGCTATCTTCTCGGCTGCGACGGGCTCGGCCGTGATATCCTCTCGCGCATCATCTACGGTTCGCGCATCTCGATCTTCATCGGCACCGCCGTCATTCTCATCGCGACCATGGTTGGCATCATTGCAGGACTTGCTGCCGGCTACCTGCGTGGCTGGGTCGACATTGCCATATCGAGGCTCGTCGACATTCTGCTCGGATTCCCGTACCTGATCTTCGCCATCGGTCTGATGGCGATGATGGGGCCTGGTCTCGTCAATATCATCCTTGCGCTCGCCTACAAGGAATGGGTCATCCCCTGTCGTGTGGTGCGAGGTGAGACGCTCGCAGCCCGCGAACTCGAGTATGTCGAAGCAGCGCGCGCCATCGGCGCTTCGCGCTTCCACATCATGCTGCGCGAAATCATGCCGAACATCCTGTCGCCGGTGATCGTCGTTTCGACCATCCGCATGGCCGACGTCATCATCCTGGAGGCGAGCCTCTCCTTCCTCGGTCTCGGCGTACAGCCGCCGACTGCCTCCTGGGGATCGATGGTGGCAGACGGGCGCGCTTTCATCCTCGAGGCCTGGTGGGTTTCGACC
- a CDS encoding ABC transporter permease — protein sequence MHLGKLVERLLQLVPVLLGVSTIVFLMMALTPGDPVEIMIGDQPITAAEELTLRQNLGLDKPMGERFLVFLENAVTGDFGTSLFHRRPVFDVIVERLPATIELSLVALIIALATSIPLGVMAAIRKNTIIDRIATVGSLLGVSLPGFWFGILLLMLFAVQLRLLPVSGRIGFDSEVAPITHFLLIDTLLRGRLDAFWDALSHILLPAITLGLPMTAILTRVTRTSMLEVLRQDYVAFAEAKGLSRRRILFRHALKNALIPTVSVAALETGSLLGGNMIVETVFGWPGLGRLVVESIFVRNYPLVQAAVLFYAVTYVLVNFVADLLYTLLNPRVKL from the coding sequence ATGCATCTGGGTAAACTGGTCGAGCGTCTTCTGCAGCTCGTTCCCGTTCTCCTCGGTGTCAGCACCATCGTCTTCCTGATGATGGCGCTGACACCGGGAGATCCGGTCGAGATCATGATCGGCGACCAGCCGATCACAGCCGCCGAGGAACTGACGCTTCGCCAGAACCTCGGACTCGACAAGCCGATGGGCGAGCGCTTCCTGGTCTTCCTCGAAAACGCGGTTACCGGCGACTTCGGGACGAGCCTGTTCCACCGGCGACCGGTGTTCGACGTAATCGTCGAGCGTCTGCCGGCAACGATCGAGCTCAGCCTTGTGGCGCTCATCATTGCGCTCGCCACATCCATTCCGCTCGGCGTGATGGCGGCGATCAGGAAAAATACGATCATCGACCGCATCGCCACGGTCGGTTCGCTGCTTGGCGTTTCGCTCCCGGGCTTCTGGTTCGGCATTCTCCTCTTGATGCTGTTTGCCGTGCAATTGAGGCTTCTGCCGGTGTCCGGCCGCATCGGTTTCGACAGCGAGGTCGCGCCGATCACCCATTTCCTCTTGATCGATACGCTGTTGCGCGGGCGCCTCGACGCCTTTTGGGACGCGCTGTCCCACATCCTGTTGCCGGCAATCACGCTGGGGCTGCCGATGACGGCGATCCTGACGCGCGTCACCCGCACCTCGATGCTCGAAGTGCTGCGGCAGGACTATGTCGCCTTCGCCGAAGCCAAGGGCCTCAGCCGCCGGCGAATTCTCTTCCGCCACGCACTGAAGAACGCCCTGATCCCGACGGTCTCGGTCGCAGCCCTCGAAACCGGCTCGCTGCTCGGTGGCAACATGATCGTTGAGACGGTCTTCGGCTGGCCGGGCCTCGGTCGGCTCGTGGTCGAAAGCATCTTCGTGCGCAACTATCCACTCGTCCAGGCGGCCGTGCTGTTCTACGCCGTAACCTACGTGCTGGTGAACTTTGTTGCCGACCTCCTCTACACACTGCTCAATCCGAGGGTGAAACTATGA